Genomic DNA from Streptomyces sp. GS7:
TTCGGCTTCGACACCGCGGTGGGGGTGGCGACCGAGGCGCTGGACCGGCTCAAGACCACCGCCGAGTCGCACCAGCGGGTGATGATCGTCGAGGTGATGGGGCGGCACACCGGCTGGATCGCGCTGCACTCGGGGATGGCGGCCGGCGCGCACGCGATCGTGGTGCCGGAGCGGCCGTTCGACATCGAGGAGCTGACCGCGCGGGTCGCCGAACGGTTCGAAGCCGGCAAGAAGTTCGCGATCGTGGTGGTCGCCGAGGGCGCGAAGCCGCGTACGGGCACCATGTCGTTCGACGTGGGCGGCACGGACGTGTACGGCCACGAGCGGTTCGCCGGTGTGGCCCGGCAGCTGTCACTGGAGCTGGAGGGCCGGCTCGGCAAGGAGGCCCGTCCGGTCATCCTCGGGCACGTCCAGCGCGGCGGGACGCCGACCGCGTACGACCGGGTGCTGGCCACCCGCTTCGGCTGGCACGCCGTCGAGGCCGCGCACCGCGGGGAGTTCGGGATGATGACGGCGCTGCGCGGCACCGAGATCACGCTGGTGCCGCTGGCGGAGGCCGTGGAGAGCCTGAAGACGGTGCCCGCGGAGCGCTACGACGAGGCCGAGTGCGTGCTGTGACCGGCACCC
This window encodes:
- a CDS encoding 6-phosphofructokinase: MRIGVLTSGGDCPGLNAVIRSVVHRATADHGDEVIGFRDGWKGLLEGDYRKLDLDAVGGILARGGTILGSSRVQPAHLRDGVERARGHVAELGLDAIIPIGGEGTLKAARLLSDAGLPIVGVPKTIDNDIAVTDVTFGFDTAVGVATEALDRLKTTAESHQRVMIVEVMGRHTGWIALHSGMAAGAHAIVVPERPFDIEELTARVAERFEAGKKFAIVVVAEGAKPRTGTMSFDVGGTDVYGHERFAGVARQLSLELEGRLGKEARPVILGHVQRGGTPTAYDRVLATRFGWHAVEAAHRGEFGMMTALRGTEITLVPLAEAVESLKTVPAERYDEAECVL